In the Leptospira sp. WS4.C2 genome, one interval contains:
- a CDS encoding MBOAT family protein produces MLFNSISFLTHFISFYLIYYFVSDKIRKHLLLFFGIYFYSQWNLNATILLLVSVVFNYSLARYLPSTKGRLRKFFFIFGVTSNLLYLGVFKYFVFVWELFSDLKIGFGFSGLEWKPEILLPIGISFYTFHNISYLIEVYDKRILPCKNFFTFAIYDLFFPLLLLGPIERPGNLIPQIESKQTITRENIWNGIPLFIWGVFIKSTIADPFSRYVEIHAQGFESLEPGILWIVAPVIAFQVYADFFGYSLCAMGLAEMMGFRLMNNFKRPFFSSNPSEFWSKWHISLSTWLRDYVYIKLGGNRHGFLRENANLMIVWFLAGIWHGAGYGFVIWGVYLGFCLVLYRSLKQYGFVKENSRLQSILGTFFTFYTFSLGLLLFRIHSPEETKLIIKNLSYLPEISSIPLMIIVTAVPLIVFDIWQERKETDRPNFFIETKPFSFLLMFFFLFVWFSLFSPFGKQDFFYFQF; encoded by the coding sequence GTGTTATTTAACTCTATTTCCTTTCTTACGCATTTTATATCTTTCTATCTAATCTATTATTTTGTTTCTGACAAAATTCGAAAACATTTACTTCTGTTTTTTGGAATCTATTTTTACTCTCAGTGGAATTTGAATGCGACAATTCTATTGTTGGTTTCCGTTGTCTTTAATTACAGTTTGGCAAGGTATCTTCCATCGACCAAAGGTCGGCTGCGAAAGTTTTTTTTTATATTCGGTGTAACTTCCAATTTGTTATATTTGGGTGTTTTTAAGTATTTTGTTTTTGTTTGGGAGTTGTTCTCTGATTTAAAGATTGGGTTTGGATTCTCTGGATTGGAATGGAAACCAGAAATTTTATTACCAATTGGAATTTCTTTTTATACCTTTCACAATATTAGTTATTTGATTGAGGTTTACGACAAACGGATTTTGCCATGTAAGAACTTCTTTACTTTTGCTATCTATGATTTGTTTTTCCCCTTATTATTGCTCGGCCCTATCGAAAGACCAGGTAACCTCATCCCACAAATTGAATCGAAACAAACAATCACGAGAGAAAATATTTGGAATGGAATTCCTCTTTTTATTTGGGGTGTGTTTATAAAATCCACAATTGCTGATCCTTTCTCCCGGTATGTGGAAATCCATGCACAAGGTTTCGAGTCCTTAGAACCGGGGATTTTATGGATTGTGGCACCGGTAATTGCATTCCAAGTTTATGCAGATTTTTTTGGTTATTCTCTTTGTGCAATGGGTCTTGCTGAAATGATGGGCTTTCGTTTGATGAACAATTTTAAAAGACCATTTTTCTCTTCAAATCCATCAGAGTTTTGGTCCAAATGGCATATATCCCTTTCTACTTGGCTAAGAGATTATGTTTATATAAAGTTAGGTGGTAATAGGCACGGTTTTTTGCGAGAGAATGCAAATTTGATGATTGTTTGGTTTCTTGCAGGAATTTGGCATGGAGCTGGCTACGGTTTTGTCATTTGGGGAGTTTACCTGGGGTTTTGTTTGGTTCTTTATCGGTCTCTAAAACAATATGGGTTTGTAAAAGAGAATAGTCGGCTCCAATCCATTCTCGGAACTTTTTTTACCTTTTATACTTTTTCATTAGGGCTTCTTTTGTTTCGTATCCATTCTCCCGAAGAGACAAAACTAATCATAAAAAATCTATCTTATCTACCAGAAATATCTTCGATTCCTCTGATGATCATAGTCACTGCAGTTCCATTAATTGTATTTGATATTTGGCAAGAACGAAAAGAAACGGATCGTCCTAACTTTTTTATTGAAACAAAACCATTTTCATTTCTTCTTATGTTCTTCTTTTTGTTTGTTTGGTTCTCCCTATTTTCTCCTTTTGGGAAACAGGATTTTTTCTATTTTCAGTTTTAA
- the atpC gene encoding ATP synthase F1 subunit epsilon — MSKELTLTVISPDKILYQGKAESVILPGSVGYFGILPGHATLVSQLDFGLIKLHTSGKEFRIAIDGGFCEVRNDQIRVLTEGGDSEDDLSHDHAVELLEEAEALPVSKDKEILLKKAKVRILLHER, encoded by the coding sequence ATGAGTAAAGAACTGACTTTAACAGTCATCTCTCCTGACAAAATTCTTTACCAAGGCAAGGCAGAGTCAGTGATTCTGCCGGGTTCTGTGGGATATTTTGGAATTTTACCAGGACATGCCACCCTTGTTTCCCAGTTGGATTTTGGACTCATCAAATTGCACACTTCCGGAAAAGAGTTCCGGATTGCGATCGATGGGGGGTTCTGTGAAGTGAGAAACGACCAAATCCGGGTTCTTACCGAAGGTGGGGATTCTGAGGATGATTTATCTCATGACCATGCTGTAGAACTTCTGGAAGAGGCGGAAGCACTTCCGGTCTCCAAAGACAAAGAAATTCTTCTAAAGAAAGCAAAAGTTCGCATTTTACTGCACGAACGTTAA
- the atpB gene encoding F0F1 ATP synthase subunit A, with the protein MENKSKYRFFLTFLLVFSLSFTNLFANDSEGHSSDEGFDFSEVMAHHLGDAPVFPLNFGGTIVTEGQPGFDAENHDVFLNHDGVKYHYLGGLDLHITKRVTMMWIACFFMFLVFIPAANLISRDPKKVHNKFTSGVEAFVSYLKENVVDASLDHHGHSYYHYIFSLFFFILFCNLFGLVPSVGELTVAASDALVAVGVVEHTPHALHTFGQVWSGITPTGDISVTLSLASITLLTIYGTAFSYQGISFVAHAVPKGVPLPLWPLMWVLEFIVTHIARSFALTMRLLANMTAGHVMILALLGFIFMSESWMIAPVSVLSSVLIYFLELLVAFLQAFIFSLLTSVFIGTVMHRH; encoded by the coding sequence GTGGAAAATAAGTCTAAATATCGGTTTTTTTTAACATTTTTATTAGTTTTTTCCCTTAGTTTTACGAATCTTTTTGCCAATGATTCGGAAGGGCACAGCTCTGATGAGGGCTTCGATTTCAGCGAAGTCATGGCGCACCACTTAGGTGATGCCCCTGTGTTCCCCTTGAACTTTGGGGGAACCATTGTCACAGAAGGCCAACCCGGCTTTGATGCAGAAAACCATGATGTTTTTTTAAACCATGATGGTGTGAAGTATCACTACTTAGGTGGACTGGATCTTCACATTACCAAACGCGTGACCATGATGTGGATTGCTTGTTTTTTTATGTTCCTTGTTTTTATCCCAGCAGCCAATCTGATTTCCAGGGATCCTAAAAAGGTTCATAACAAATTTACATCGGGTGTCGAAGCTTTTGTTTCTTACTTAAAAGAAAACGTTGTGGATGCATCTCTCGATCACCACGGACATTCTTACTACCACTACATCTTCTCTTTGTTTTTCTTTATCCTTTTCTGTAACCTCTTTGGTCTTGTTCCTTCCGTGGGTGAACTTACGGTCGCTGCATCAGACGCACTTGTCGCCGTTGGGGTAGTGGAACATACTCCTCATGCACTTCACACGTTCGGCCAAGTATGGTCAGGAATCACGCCGACGGGTGATATCAGTGTCACACTTTCTTTAGCATCGATTACATTACTTACCATTTATGGAACCGCTTTCTCTTACCAAGGAATTTCCTTTGTAGCACATGCAGTTCCTAAGGGAGTTCCACTCCCACTCTGGCCTTTGATGTGGGTCCTAGAGTTTATTGTAACTCATATCGCTCGTTCTTTTGCGTTAACGATGAGGTTACTTGCCAACATGACTGCAGGACACGTGATGATCCTTGCGTTACTTGGCTTTATTTTTATGAGTGAAAGTTGGATGATTGCACCAGTATCTGTTCTCAGTTCAGTGCTTATTTACTTTTTAGAACTACTTGTAGCCTTTTTACAAGCGTTCATTTTTTCTCTGCTCACGTCCGTGTTCATTGGGACTGTGATGCATAGACATTAA
- the atpH gene encoding ATP synthase F1 subunit delta, whose translation MSLNQISKVYATALLELAKEANSLESTEEELSTLVDIFFSDESIRHYFLSPLVDPSEKVRTAEKSVQGKASEIVANFITLVVRKNRFLYLKDILEDFRTGVDRLKNRSSLRIISKDSLGKEAVDQITKSISSKFGRDVRVTEHTDLNLIGGFKIYIDDFLIDASIRAKLAGTREALLQKKIPVGAFE comes from the coding sequence ATGAGTCTGAACCAAATTTCAAAGGTTTACGCAACGGCACTTTTGGAGTTAGCGAAAGAAGCTAACTCGCTTGAGTCAACGGAAGAGGAACTTTCAACCCTTGTTGATATTTTCTTTTCCGATGAGTCAATCCGCCATTATTTCCTTTCTCCGTTAGTTGATCCTTCTGAGAAAGTTAGAACTGCTGAAAAGTCAGTTCAAGGGAAGGCATCGGAAATCGTTGCCAACTTCATTACACTTGTGGTTCGTAAGAATCGATTTCTATACCTCAAGGATATTTTGGAAGATTTTAGAACAGGAGTGGACCGACTTAAAAATCGTAGTTCTCTTCGTATTATTTCCAAAGATTCTTTAGGCAAAGAAGCTGTAGATCAAATCACCAAGTCTATCTCTTCCAAGTTCGGACGCGATGTACGTGTCACTGAACATACGGATCTTAACCTTATCGGTGGATTCAAAATCTATATAGACGACTTTTTAATCGATGCCTCGATCCGTGCAAAACTTGCCGGAACCCGCGAGGCTCTCCTCCAAAAGAAAATCCCAGTCGGAGCATTTGAATGA
- the atpG gene encoding ATP synthase F1 subunit gamma: protein MATPREIKKRITSVKNTRKITRTMEMVSTAKAKKATNKVNAAKPYADLTRQLVSSLSSLAGIIHSPYLRKPDKIRKVAILAIAANRGLCGGFNSNLLRMVKNRIEELKSNGVEVEVHAAGKKAIAFFKFAKIELVTTHTNIDDKAGSKEANDLASYFMERFANESVDSVEIISTHYYSAANQKPEITTVLPLKMEETGSKGSTGPDVLYEPDPKTILENLLPMVIKTTFVKIILESVASEHIARRVAMKAATDAAGEMIKLLTRGYNRVRQAKITQEISEIVGGAEAIS from the coding sequence TTGGCGACACCGCGTGAGATAAAAAAGAGGATTACCTCGGTTAAAAACACGAGAAAAATCACTCGAACCATGGAGATGGTCTCCACGGCGAAGGCAAAAAAGGCGACTAATAAAGTCAATGCGGCAAAACCATATGCTGACTTGACTCGTCAGTTGGTTTCTTCTTTGTCTAGCCTTGCGGGGATCATCCACAGCCCTTACTTAAGGAAGCCGGACAAAATCCGAAAAGTGGCTATCCTTGCAATTGCCGCTAACCGTGGGTTATGCGGTGGTTTCAACTCCAACCTTCTTCGTATGGTAAAAAACCGTATCGAAGAGTTGAAGTCCAACGGTGTGGAAGTAGAAGTCCATGCTGCTGGGAAAAAAGCGATCGCCTTCTTCAAATTTGCAAAGATCGAGTTGGTAACAACACATACCAATATCGATGACAAAGCGGGTAGTAAAGAAGCGAATGATCTTGCTTCTTATTTTATGGAACGTTTTGCAAATGAGTCAGTGGATTCTGTTGAAATTATATCCACTCATTATTATTCGGCTGCTAATCAAAAACCTGAGATTACCACTGTTCTTCCTTTGAAAATGGAAGAAACCGGGTCAAAGGGTTCTACGGGGCCAGATGTATTGTATGAACCAGATCCAAAAACCATTTTGGAAAACCTTCTTCCTATGGTGATCAAAACAACTTTTGTTAAGATCATTTTGGAGTCGGTAGCATCCGAACACATTGCACGAAGAGTGGCTATGAAAGCGGCAACAGATGCTGCAGGTGAGATGATCAAACTTCTTACTCGCGGATATAACCGAGTTCGTCAGGCAAAAATCACGCAGGAAATTTCAGAAATCGTAGGGGGAGCGGAAGCCATCTCCTAA
- a CDS encoding F0F1 ATP synthase subunit B: MVILAASGFNLLKVNPGLVIWTLVTFSVVVFVLKKFAWDKILHALEERASGIQGDINKAETLRVEAEKSLKEYKDQLFKATEEAHKIVDEAKKDAVALRTKLTDEAHNEVKGIKDSAIREIELAKGRALSEMQHQIVEMSVLIASEILEKQLKKEDYASFVEKEIAKLDKLKIK, from the coding sequence TTGGTTATCCTCGCGGCTTCCGGCTTCAATTTGCTGAAAGTCAATCCGGGTCTGGTTATCTGGACCCTGGTCACTTTCTCAGTTGTTGTCTTCGTTCTTAAAAAATTTGCATGGGACAAGATCCTTCATGCTCTCGAAGAACGTGCGTCCGGCATCCAAGGCGATATCAACAAAGCAGAAACCCTTCGTGTAGAAGCAGAAAAGTCTTTAAAAGAATACAAAGACCAACTCTTCAAAGCGACGGAAGAAGCGCATAAAATTGTAGATGAAGCTAAAAAAGATGCAGTTGCTCTCCGCACAAAGTTGACGGATGAAGCGCACAACGAAGTAAAAGGCATTAAAGACAGTGCAATTCGCGAAATCGAACTAGCGAAAGGCAGAGCTTTATCTGAAATGCAACACCAAATTGTGGAAATGTCCGTTCTCATCGCGAGTGAGATCTTGGAGAAACAATTAAAGAAGGAAGACTATGCTTCCTTTGTCGAAAAAGAGATCGCAAAACTCGATAAACTTAAAATAAAATGA
- a CDS encoding GAF domain-containing protein — translation MGLLDRAEEIKKTSGSPTSKSSSNIQEKPSLLKKAEQFREDTIPSKKESVPIADSDSEWLDDNFSDTLATEIGDLPNPDGEEEFDLSDIPELTDADFGDLADGTWDEDPLPQLENDLEDGPSDYQPISDEDSEPEALEEPDLDFDLPSFEDPSSDSLSEDTKTPEPDLEPNIESKLPPPSEPEFGDDLIDRDFHDETSEPDAPLPEVNIFDEWENDAKKEAAKQPLRPTKDDPAPIGEDVLFDDESDFGTAPMSYHLASKKRIENYQAIFEITKEIASSKEFSDYFDNLVYSLIGQVGCNSVVVLTSTNPKNPKWEAVAAQGIQSKDSWYLSPNDEIYSRISDSETVIYAGEFKSSRLPDRELKLLNEMGSEILVPIRHGEKCFGLLSLGKLINGEEYITDDLEFAKIVGDIAGSVFERVSEFESMNENLVHAKEVIEINESVLQSARDFARVRKMDEAYDLLVDNIKNKLGVKQFSFLVLDSDSRSDYIVFGSNFILPERAKDFKLSKDSDIVGMVSNVPGVYKLENFREDSELKSIFTNDELGIMSEFTILPIINLNWLVGMVIIHSTGSAWTDTTRDVAVTLLETSAPVFANLLILQEKEALFRNPFNPLESRILNEIEKASQMNLNFTVSLFKIQNVSRMVHLVGAGTFARYADALRKTMMDHIGELDFFTRVGQGKFAMVLHGKDKEETDVVIKKIKSSFAKKEEAIIGSFRATYRVLNLSYPGDTKDKNQFLEMVEEA, via the coding sequence GTGGGACTTCTCGACAGAGCCGAAGAAATTAAAAAAACTTCGGGTTCTCCAACTTCAAAATCTTCCTCAAATATCCAAGAGAAACCATCTTTATTAAAAAAAGCGGAGCAGTTTCGCGAAGATACGATTCCTTCAAAAAAAGAGTCTGTACCAATCGCAGATTCCGATTCTGAATGGTTGGACGATAATTTTTCTGATACACTGGCAACAGAAATCGGTGATCTTCCCAATCCTGACGGAGAGGAAGAATTTGATCTCAGTGACATACCTGAGTTGACTGATGCAGACTTTGGTGACTTGGCCGACGGCACTTGGGATGAAGATCCACTTCCTCAATTGGAAAATGATTTAGAGGATGGCCCTAGCGACTACCAACCCATCTCTGATGAAGATTCTGAACCTGAAGCCCTCGAAGAACCCGATTTAGATTTTGATTTACCTTCTTTTGAAGATCCATCTTCCGATTCTCTTTCAGAAGACACGAAAACACCAGAGCCTGATTTAGAACCAAATATAGAATCCAAACTTCCTCCTCCAAGCGAACCTGAGTTTGGTGATGATTTGATCGATCGTGATTTTCATGATGAAACATCGGAACCAGATGCTCCACTCCCTGAAGTCAACATATTTGATGAGTGGGAGAATGATGCCAAAAAAGAAGCAGCAAAACAACCACTGAGACCTACAAAGGATGATCCAGCACCGATCGGTGAAGATGTACTTTTTGATGATGAATCAGATTTTGGTACAGCCCCGATGTCTTATCATCTTGCTTCCAAAAAACGAATTGAGAACTACCAAGCAATTTTTGAAATTACAAAAGAAATCGCTTCATCCAAAGAATTCTCTGATTATTTCGACAACTTAGTTTATAGCCTGATTGGGCAGGTTGGTTGTAATTCTGTTGTGGTTCTCACTTCTACGAATCCAAAAAATCCAAAATGGGAAGCTGTTGCTGCACAGGGAATCCAATCGAAAGATAGTTGGTATTTATCTCCGAATGATGAAATTTATTCACGCATTTCTGATTCAGAAACTGTTATTTATGCAGGTGAATTTAAGTCATCCCGATTGCCTGATCGGGAGTTGAAGTTATTAAATGAAATGGGTTCTGAAATCCTTGTTCCGATTCGACATGGCGAAAAATGCTTTGGTCTACTATCTCTTGGAAAATTAATCAATGGTGAGGAATACATTACTGATGATTTGGAATTTGCTAAAATCGTTGGTGATATTGCAGGTTCTGTTTTCGAAAGAGTATCTGAATTTGAATCAATGAACGAAAATTTAGTTCATGCGAAAGAAGTCATCGAAATCAATGAATCTGTTTTGCAATCAGCGCGAGATTTTGCTCGTGTTCGTAAAATGGATGAAGCATACGATCTTTTGGTAGATAACATTAAAAACAAACTAGGTGTGAAACAATTTTCATTCTTAGTTTTAGATTCTGATAGTAGATCCGACTATATTGTGTTTGGCTCCAATTTCATTTTACCGGAACGGGCCAAAGACTTCAAACTCAGTAAAGATTCTGATATCGTTGGGATGGTTTCTAACGTTCCAGGAGTTTATAAACTCGAAAACTTCAGAGAAGATTCAGAACTAAAATCCATTTTTACAAATGATGAATTAGGTATTATGAGTGAATTTACAATTCTACCAATCATCAATTTGAATTGGCTTGTAGGAATGGTAATTATTCATTCTACGGGGTCTGCTTGGACCGACACTACACGTGATGTGGCGGTAACCCTTCTTGAAACCTCAGCGCCTGTGTTTGCAAATCTTCTGATTCTTCAAGAAAAAGAAGCACTATTTAGAAATCCTTTCAATCCATTAGAATCTCGTATTTTGAATGAAATTGAAAAAGCTTCACAGATGAATTTGAATTTTACTGTTTCCTTATTTAAAATTCAAAATGTCTCTAGAATGGTTCATTTGGTTGGGGCAGGAACTTTTGCTCGTTATGCGGACGCATTACGCAAAACCATGATGGATCATATTGGAGAGTTGGATTTTTTCACAAGGGTAGGGCAAGGGAAGTTTGCCATGGTTCTTCATGGAAAGGATAAAGAAGAAACAGATGTTGTGATCAAAAAAATAAAATCTTCCTTTGCAAAAAAAGAAGAGGCTATCATAGGATCCTTCCGCGCAACTTACCGGGTTCTAAACTTATCCTATCCAGGTGACACCAAGGACAAAAATCAATTTTTGGAAATGGTTGAAGAAGCCTAA
- the atpD gene encoding F0F1 ATP synthase subunit beta produces MNKGKIKQIIGSVLDISFDSGNMPEIYNAVEIQSKVNGKDVTITAEVQQHIGDNTVRAISLQSTDGLKRGLEVTDTGLPISVPVGTKTLGRIFNVLGEVIDELGDLPKDVKRMPIHRNAPSYDEIKPKTEIFETGIKVIDLLAPYIKGGKTGLFGGAGVGKTVLIQELINNIAKQHGGYSVFAGVGERTREGNDLWNEMKESGVIDKTVLCFGQMNEPPGARLRIALSALTMAENFRDESGSDILLFVDNIFRFSQAGSEVSALLGRMPSAVGYQPTLSTEMGGLQERITSTVRGSITSVQAIYVPADDLTDPAPATAFAHLDATTTLSRAISEKGIYPAVDPLDSTSRIMNPQIVGDEHYNTAREVQRILQRYKDLQDIIAILGMDELSEDDKILVSRARRLEKFLSQPFHVAEQFTGRPGKYVKLEDTIRSFKGIIEGKYDTLPEQAFYMVGSIDEVIEAAKQLKG; encoded by the coding sequence ATGAATAAAGGTAAAATTAAACAAATCATCGGTTCGGTATTGGACATCAGTTTTGATTCCGGGAATATGCCTGAAATCTACAATGCCGTAGAGATTCAATCTAAAGTAAACGGCAAAGATGTTACGATCACTGCCGAAGTGCAACAGCACATCGGAGACAACACGGTTCGTGCCATCTCCCTTCAATCCACAGACGGATTAAAAAGAGGATTGGAAGTAACTGATACAGGATTACCAATCTCTGTTCCAGTAGGAACTAAAACTCTTGGTCGTATTTTTAATGTTTTAGGTGAAGTGATCGATGAGTTAGGTGATCTTCCAAAAGACGTAAAAAGAATGCCAATCCATAGAAATGCACCTTCTTATGATGAGATTAAACCTAAAACTGAGATCTTTGAAACAGGAATCAAGGTCATTGACCTTCTTGCTCCTTACATCAAAGGGGGAAAGACTGGTCTCTTCGGTGGAGCCGGAGTAGGGAAAACAGTTCTTATCCAAGAGCTTATCAACAACATCGCAAAACAACATGGTGGTTACTCTGTGTTCGCGGGTGTTGGTGAAAGAACTCGTGAAGGAAATGACCTTTGGAACGAGATGAAGGAATCGGGAGTGATCGACAAAACAGTTCTTTGTTTTGGTCAGATGAACGAACCTCCTGGTGCTCGTCTTCGTATTGCACTATCAGCACTCACAATGGCGGAAAACTTCCGTGATGAGTCTGGTTCTGATATTTTACTTTTCGTAGATAACATTTTCCGTTTCTCACAAGCAGGATCTGAAGTATCGGCCCTTCTTGGTCGTATGCCTTCTGCGGTGGGTTACCAACCAACTCTGTCAACAGAGATGGGTGGACTACAAGAGCGGATTACATCGACGGTTCGCGGATCCATCACTTCGGTGCAAGCGATCTACGTTCCTGCCGATGACTTAACTGACCCGGCACCAGCGACTGCGTTTGCTCACTTAGATGCAACAACAACTCTATCTCGTGCGATCTCAGAAAAAGGAATTTATCCTGCTGTGGATCCACTGGATTCTACATCACGTATCATGAACCCACAAATCGTGGGAGACGAACATTACAACACTGCGCGTGAAGTACAAAGAATCCTTCAAAGATACAAAGACCTTCAGGATATCATTGCGATCCTTGGTATGGACGAACTTTCTGAAGACGACAAAATTCTAGTGTCTCGTGCGCGTCGTTTGGAGAAGTTCCTTTCACAACCGTTCCACGTAGCAGAGCAGTTTACTGGTCGACCTGGAAAGTATGTGAAATTGGAAGACACCATCCGTTCCTTCAAAGGAATCATTGAAGGGAAATATGATACACTTCCAGAGCAAGCGTTCTACATGGTCGGATCGATTGACGAAGTAATCGAAGCGGCGAAACAACTCAAAGGTTAA
- a CDS encoding MarR family winged helix-turn-helix transcriptional regulator, with protein MSKVKNPTDEVLLLKNQVCFSLYSSMHRLMKIYRPLLAAVGLTYPQYLVMLVLWEEEESTVSGLGERLQLDSGTLTPLLKRLEQGGLIQRKRNSDDERVVILSLTKNGKQLREKAKSIPEQIFCLSGIEEKQAIQLKEILDHFAST; from the coding sequence TTGTCAAAGGTTAAGAATCCAACAGATGAGGTTCTTCTTTTGAAGAACCAAGTTTGTTTCTCTCTCTATTCTTCTATGCACCGATTGATGAAAATCTATCGTCCACTCCTTGCGGCGGTGGGCCTAACCTATCCGCAATACCTTGTGATGTTGGTTCTTTGGGAAGAGGAGGAAAGTACAGTCAGTGGGCTTGGAGAACGTTTGCAATTGGATTCCGGAACATTGACTCCTCTACTCAAACGATTGGAACAAGGTGGGCTTATCCAGCGAAAAAGAAACTCAGATGATGAACGTGTTGTGATCCTCTCTCTCACAAAGAATGGAAAACAGTTGCGAGAAAAAGCAAAATCAATACCAGAACAAATTTTTTGTTTGTCAGGCATTGAGGAAAAACAAGCGATTCAATTAAAAGAAATCTTGGATCATTTCGCGTCCACCTAA
- the atpE gene encoding ATP synthase F0 subunit C: MEFGLGYIAVGLAAGLALLGAGIGIGRIGGSVAESISRQPEAAGKIQLVLYVAAGMIEGAALFAVVIALLIALKLNGSIDKTIGAGATKVEQGQ; encoded by the coding sequence ATGGAATTCGGTTTAGGATACATCGCAGTAGGACTCGCAGCAGGACTTGCATTACTTGGTGCAGGAATCGGTATTGGTAGAATTGGTGGATCAGTGGCAGAAAGCATTAGCCGCCAACCAGAAGCAGCTGGAAAGATCCAACTCGTTCTTTACGTAGCAGCAGGTATGATTGAAGGGGCAGCACTTTTCGCAGTGGTGATCGCTCTTCTTATCGCGCTCAAACTCAATGGCTCAATTGACAAAACAATTGGTGCTGGTGCCACTAAAGTAGAACAAGGACAATAG
- the atpA gene encoding F0F1 ATP synthase subunit alpha, whose product MKIKTDEVTSVLKQEIKNFKKDLQVEEVGTVLEVGDGIARVYGLTNVMSGELVEFQNGVRGQAFNLEENSVGVVIFGDYIKIEEGFSVKRVGRIFEVPVGPELLGRVLNPLGEVIDGKGPLNAKKTRPVESPAPGIAMRKSVHEPMQTGIKAIDAMIPIGRGQRELIIGDRGTGKTSIAIDTIINQKGKGVICVYVAIGQKASTVASTIEMLREKGALEYTIIVSANASEPAPMLFIAPYSGATMAEYFMYEEGKATLVVYDDLSKQAVAYRQMCLLLRRPPGREAYPGDVFYLHSRLLERAAKLDDKFGGGSMTALPIIETQEGEVSAYIPTNVISITDGQIYLQSNLFASGLRPAVDVGISVSRVGSAAQIKAMKKVAGTLKSDLAQFRDLEAFAQLGTELDPVTQAQLDRGYRVLEILKQPNNSPTPVEEQVISIFAVSKGFMDTIPTAKVREFETFLLRTMREQHPEILEEIRTAKEVKQEAALQKTIKSIVEHFLTKNN is encoded by the coding sequence ATGAAAATTAAAACAGACGAAGTAACTTCGGTACTAAAACAAGAAATTAAAAACTTCAAAAAAGACCTTCAAGTTGAAGAAGTTGGAACGGTCCTCGAAGTAGGGGATGGGATTGCGAGAGTTTACGGACTCACGAACGTAATGTCAGGAGAGCTTGTTGAATTCCAAAACGGAGTTCGAGGGCAAGCCTTCAACTTAGAAGAAAACTCCGTAGGGGTTGTTATCTTTGGTGATTATATTAAAATTGAAGAAGGTTTTTCCGTTAAACGTGTGGGAAGAATCTTCGAAGTTCCGGTAGGACCGGAGCTCCTTGGCCGTGTTCTTAACCCTCTTGGGGAAGTGATCGACGGAAAAGGACCACTGAACGCAAAAAAAACAAGACCTGTTGAGTCTCCAGCTCCCGGGATTGCCATGAGAAAGTCCGTTCATGAACCAATGCAAACAGGAATCAAAGCAATCGATGCCATGATCCCAATTGGTCGTGGACAAAGGGAACTTATCATTGGAGACCGTGGAACAGGAAAAACATCCATCGCAATCGATACCATCATCAACCAAAAAGGGAAGGGTGTGATCTGCGTTTATGTAGCAATTGGACAAAAAGCATCTACAGTTGCTTCCACCATCGAAATGTTACGCGAAAAAGGTGCATTAGAATATACGATTATCGTATCTGCAAACGCATCGGAACCTGCTCCCATGTTATTCATTGCACCATACTCTGGTGCCACTATGGCTGAATACTTTATGTATGAAGAAGGAAAAGCAACACTTGTTGTGTATGATGACCTTTCGAAACAAGCTGTAGCATACCGCCAAATGTGCCTTTTACTTCGCCGCCCACCAGGTCGTGAAGCATATCCTGGGGATGTATTTTACCTTCACTCTCGCCTTCTCGAAAGAGCAGCAAAACTCGATGATAAATTTGGTGGTGGGTCAATGACTGCACTTCCTATTATCGAAACACAAGAAGGGGAAGTATCTGCATACATTCCTACTAACGTAATCTCCATCACTGATGGTCAGATTTACCTTCAGTCCAACCTTTTTGCATCGGGCCTTCGCCCAGCGGTAGACGTGGGAATCTCTGTATCTCGGGTAGGATCGGCAGCGCAAATCAAAGCGATGAAAAAAGTAGCAGGAACTCTCAAGTCTGATTTGGCACAGTTTCGCGATTTGGAAGCATTTGCACAGTTAGGAACAGAACTCGATCCAGTGACTCAAGCACAGCTCGATCGTGGTTACCGAGTTCTTGAAATTCTAAAACAACCGAACAACTCTCCTACTCCAGTAGAAGAACAAGTAATCTCTATTTTTGCGGTTTCTAAAGGTTTTATGGATACGATTCCAACGGCAAAGGTTCGTGAATTCGAAACTTTTCTCTTAAGAACCATGAGAGAACAACACCCGGAAATTTTAGAAGAAATCAGAACTGCAAAAGAAGTAAAACAAGAAGCAGCGCTGCAAAAAACAATCAAATCGATTGTCGAACATTTTCTGACAAAGAATAATTAA